In Nematostella vectensis chromosome 3, jaNemVect1.1, whole genome shotgun sequence, the genomic window AACGAGGCTGAAACCACCTCCTTACGACTGTCATTTGATCACTGTTTCCTGTGAATACCTGGAAACAGGAGATACAGGTCTCTGGCATTCAAACACTCGCTAACTTTTTCCCCAGTCCCTCACGGTCAACATCTAGGAACGCTTTGCGAATAAGTATTCTAAGCTTTGCCAAATGAACAGACTATATTGCCAGAGTAGGACCCTAAGGGTTTATAGAGTAAGCAATGCTGCAGCTCGTTTTTAAGTAACGTGCCCTATCGCGTCATTGACTTTGACTGACACTCGCCGTCGAGGCCAGTGGTAGTAGGGTACACCCTTTGTCCATTCTGGTAATTCCACGGGTTTCATTGCGGGGAACGTTTCGAGGTCCCTCAGTTTGGggacttttggggatcgtttggggtcctgggatcataaCACAAggacccttgaccaatcagagcgcgtgatttacgagtgtcgtTGTTGTGAGTTTATGTTAATGAGACAAAAACATATATTAGATTGCGCTTTTGAGGCTCTATTCTTCGTCTCTTGTGATCACAGACAGATGGTTGGTATACTAAGGGAAACGTGTTGGTTATCTTTGAGATTATGTAAATGATGGGCTCAAGCACGACGCAATTCAGATTTAAATGGTACAGTGTTTCCTTACCTTTAATTTATCCTTCACTTTGTACTCGAACCAGTTCTCTTTATCGTAGCTGAAGGTCACGTAATACTGAGTTACCCATCTAGGAGAATGGGGCGAGCCCTGGGTCGCGACCGCTGACAAAAGGTGAAGAGCTCCCAAATCCACCTGAAGAAACTCTTCCTTAGCAGGTTCAATACACCAGGACGTTAGGAGGGATGGACTGGCGAGGAGAAACGAAAAAAGGATCAAATACgccaatgtttttttagtatttaaaTGAGACCCTGTTtctattaattatttaattaCATTATATTCTGAGTCACATTCATCAGTGACTACGTAATAAATAACTATTACCATTCCTACCAAGGTAAGAGCAATGAAATTGTACATAGTGCACATTTGTCTTGTGATGACATACCATTTGTTAGAGGTCTGCAGTCTTGCGTACAGCGGTTTATGCCTACTATCCACACCATTcacagatgacgtcatttGTGAGTCCTTGATGCGCATGTCCTCTAGTCCAAGCGGCATCGAGCATTCTTGAagtaccaaaaaaaaaatatttcgacTACAACCCTGTGACAGTGCGCTATGCCGCGGATTGCGAATGCGTGGGGTGACGGGGTTGAAGAGTTTCATAACGGGAGGTAGTTTTATAACGGGAGGTAGTTTTATAACGGGAGGTAGTTATATAACGGGAGGTAGTTTTATAACGGGAGGTAGTTTTATAACGGGAGGTAACCACTGAGAAAATATAGTAAAAACAGAGACCTATAATTATTACTTTGATTTTATGTTCGGAAAATGCTTATTACtaaaattttatttgcatTTGTTCACAAAAAAAGCAGATTGGATACTAAAAAAAGCAGATCTAGACATCATGTTGGCCGTTTCCTGCTTGTGGTTGGTTAATATTCAGAAATGTAAACTATATGAGTATCAATTATATACGCAAAAGTGACACAAACTGTAAGTAGTATAAATACACAAAATTTTAAGCCTTACCGTCACAAGTCCGAGATAAGCTGCACACCAGTACGGCAAGCCTCATGCTGTCGCGATGACACGTGGTGGGCACACCCTCTTGCGAGGTGTTCGCCGCGCCATATGAGTAACTCGCTGGAGTGCGAAAAACATATTCATAATTTTGAAAACCTTCCAGTTGTTAGAACCAGCTTAAAATCTTTAAGGATCGCTTAAAAAGCTCGGGTTTACCGAGTTAAAATTCCTATTCCAGAGTAATAAGCCGTGAGTTTTAACAGTGGAACCCCGTTAATATGAATTGGGTGCCGTTAACAGcggataatacaaaaaatataacgAAGGATTCTTTTTTCCGGACTTTAAAAACAAGGTGTCGTTAGCACACCACTCTTTTCGCCTACTCGACAAGCTTTTAGCCTCCCCGGCACCGATTTAAATTGAAAACCCGGTCTTCCCCCAAAACATGGACTAAAATCTAGTAACAGAGGGTTGTATTAGCccgaggttccactgtagcAAAGGATAGGGTTCACTTATGGTTTTGCTGTCTCACCGATAAAGTAATAGATAGATCCAGTAGAGTACCCATCCACGAGGTGTATTATACTCTCTGGGGCCAAATCGCCTGAGTTGGTACACTCTAGCACGCGCGCGTATTCCTCGCAGGACCTCGAGCACGACTTGAACCCTTGGAAGTTAACAGGCCATATCTCCAGAGTAAAGCCTCCGCGATGATAGCGTTTTGGGCATTTTAACTTTAGCGTGTCTTCTTGTACAGCAAGCAACACCTTTTCGTTTTTTGACCTGAAGAAACAAACAGTCAGATTAGAACAAATCGATGGTAGGTTTATTTACTAGATAGTCAATCAAACTATTGTACCA contains:
- the LOC5506493 gene encoding lactadherin isoform X2; the protein is MKWWVFVICTITTNFLSVFSKTHEVEWSTEFFQRSKNEKVLLAVQEDTLKLKCPKRYHRGGFTLEIWPVNFQGFKSCSRSCEEYARVLECTNSGDLAPESIIHLVDGYSTGSIYYFIASYSYGAANTSQEGVPTTCHRDSMRLAVLVCSLSRTCDECSMPLGLEDMRIKDSQMTSSVNGVDSRHKPLYARLQTSNKCPSLLTSWCIEPAKEEFLQVDLGALHLLSAVATQGSPHSPRWVTQYYVTFSYDKENWFEYKVKDKLKVFTGNSDQMTVVRRWFQPRFHARYLRIHPRAWNQGICLRAELYGCAAERLEPTIAEHALFGQTKEVSLATKQDGPVLCGSQKCPPYAKCKVGSKAVGCSCAMECPEGVPVCADDGLIYGNLCKMRQSACELNKIIRPAESDKTCGGAAHAPEPPSALDFQLRLVAVLLMAVGSLGIITFVAIVWSWRDKSSKRPHVLNDVEGSPLLDEQTSTHGQTD
- the LOC5506493 gene encoding lactadherin isoform X1 — its product is MKWWVFVICTITTNFLSVFSKTHEVEWSTEFFQRSKNEKVLLAVQEDTLKLKCPKRYHRGGFTLEIWPVNFQGFKSCSRSCEEYARVLECTNSGDLAPESIIHLVDGYSTGSIYYFIASYSYGAANTSQEGVPTTCHRDSMRLAVLVCSLSRTCDECSMPLGLEDMRIKDSQMTSSVNGVDSRHKPLYARLQTSNKCPSLLTSWCIEPAKEEFLQVDLGALHLLSAVATQGSPHSPRWVTQYYVTFSYDKENWFEYKVKDKLKVFTGNSDQMTVVRRWFQPRFHARYLRIHPRAWNQGICLRAELYGCAAERLEPTIAEHALFGQTKEVSLATKQDGPVLCGSQKCPPYAKCKVGSKAVGCSCAMECPEGVPVCADDGLIYGNLCKMRQSACELNKIIRPAESDKTCGGAAHAPEPPSALDFQLRLVAVLLMAVGSLGIITFVAIVWSWRDKSSSKRPHVLNDVEGSPLLDEQTSTHGQTD